The following are encoded together in the Acidobacteriota bacterium genome:
- a CDS encoding Nramp family divalent metal transporter produces MSDSPSPRSDPYTVREGGAVEPPTNWRARFRYLGPSIVISGSIVGSGEIILTSGLGAAAGFVMLWWVLLSCWIKSLIQAELSRYILVSGDTYVRAMNRLPGKIPLGRGLISFPVVIALIAIVPGVMGLGGIIGGAGQALTLLVPEVSSVWAAGLIAVVTIALLVTGSYKVLENAMLALVMIFTAATLVCAFLMQNTQYAVTRADLFSGLTFSFPPEYLVAAIAVYGYTGVNASETSAYQYWCVEKGYPNFIGRSDAPGWEARARGWIKVLQTDVWVTLALLTCATLPFYILGAGVLRARGKVPDGLETISMLSEMFTETLGPWSLWLFGIGAFCILFSTMLSAVGGAARFIPDYIMELGYLDRQNLTARRNWIRGYCLLIPLVAFVIYMTIPNPRLLVTIGALTLAMLLPIQSGAVLWFQKNRMDPRIRPGRWIRLAIWGIFLFELGMVWFVVRYGVFG; encoded by the coding sequence ATGAGCGACTCCCCTTCTCCGCGGAGCGATCCCTACACCGTCCGCGAAGGCGGCGCGGTCGAGCCGCCCACGAACTGGCGGGCCCGGTTCCGCTACCTAGGCCCCAGCATCGTCATCTCGGGGTCGATCGTCGGCTCGGGCGAGATCATCCTGACCTCGGGCCTGGGCGCCGCCGCTGGCTTCGTCATGCTGTGGTGGGTGCTCCTCTCGTGCTGGATCAAGTCCCTGATCCAGGCGGAGTTGAGCCGCTACATCCTGGTTTCGGGAGACACCTACGTCCGCGCCATGAACCGGCTGCCCGGCAAGATCCCGCTGGGCCGGGGGCTGATCAGCTTTCCCGTCGTCATCGCCCTGATCGCCATCGTCCCGGGTGTGATGGGACTGGGCGGGATCATCGGCGGCGCCGGACAGGCGCTGACGCTCCTGGTGCCGGAGGTGTCGTCGGTCTGGGCTGCCGGCCTGATCGCCGTGGTCACGATCGCGCTGCTGGTCACCGGCTCCTACAAGGTGCTGGAGAACGCCATGCTGGCGCTGGTGATGATCTTCACCGCCGCTACCCTGGTATGTGCCTTCCTCATGCAGAACACGCAGTACGCGGTGACCCGCGCCGACCTGTTCTCGGGCCTCACGTTCAGCTTCCCGCCTGAGTACCTGGTCGCCGCCATCGCCGTCTACGGCTACACCGGCGTCAATGCGTCGGAGACGTCGGCCTACCAGTACTGGTGCGTCGAGAAGGGCTACCCGAACTTCATCGGCCGCAGCGACGCGCCGGGCTGGGAGGCCAGAGCCCGCGGCTGGATCAAGGTGCTCCAGACCGACGTCTGGGTCACGCTGGCGCTTCTGACCTGCGCCACGCTGCCCTTCTACATACTGGGCGCCGGCGTGCTGCGCGCCCGGGGCAAGGTGCCGGACGGCCTCGAGACGATCTCCATGCTGTCCGAGATGTTCACCGAGACACTCGGTCCCTGGTCGCTGTGGCTGTTCGGCATCGGCGCCTTCTGCATCCTGTTCTCGACCATGCTCTCCGCCGTGGGCGGCGCGGCCCGCTTCATCCCCGACTACATCATGGAACTCGGCTACCTCGACCGGCAGAACCTGACCGCCCGCCGGAACTGGATCCGCGGATACTGCCTGTTGATTCCGCTCGTCGCCTTCGTCATCTACATGACGATTCCGAACCCGAGACTCCTGGTCACGATCGGGGCCCTGACCCTGGCCATGCTGCTGCCGATCCAGAGCGGAGCAGTGCTGTGGTTCCAGAAGAACCGCATGGACCCACGGATCCGCCCGGGCCGGTGGATCCGGCTCGCGATCTGGGGCATCTTCCTGTTCGAACTCG